From the genome of Candidatus Yanofskybacteria bacterium, one region includes:
- a CDS encoding capsule biosynthesis protein yields MTDKNKSIIYATVGFMFMAVFFVLGYTHNDQEIKDFTKTNIVKEKITVEPTPSPASKNGASIIFVGDVMTSRTVAQKMKKNGYDYPFSAMAGYLKSADMVFANLETPITSGPSVSSGDVVFRSDPEVAGALARANIKIVSLANNHSMNFGVQGIADTFKYLISAGVDFVGAGNNEVEAYGPKYININGIKFAFLAFTDIDVLPPGAAIEVIQPGVAIMDLAKAKKAIQVAKGIADVIVVSMHSGTEYTDVPNQRQTSFARGAVDAGADLVIGHHPHWTQTVEEYKGKYIFYSLGNFVFDQMWSQKTREGEIVKIYFSKDGVEKYDLTRIVIDDYSRPRIVQP; encoded by the coding sequence ATGACCGACAAAAATAAAAGTATCATATATGCTACCGTGGGGTTTATGTTTATGGCCGTATTCTTTGTTTTGGGGTACACGCATAATGATCAGGAGATAAAAGATTTTACTAAGACTAATATTGTTAAAGAAAAGATTACTGTCGAGCCCACGCCGAGTCCTGCGAGTAAAAATGGGGCCTCTATTATTTTTGTGGGCGATGTCATGACGTCACGAACAGTGGCTCAGAAAATGAAAAAGAATGGGTATGATTATCCGTTCTCAGCCATGGCGGGATATCTAAAAAGCGCTGACATGGTTTTCGCTAATCTAGAGACGCCCATAACGTCTGGGCCAAGCGTAAGTAGTGGAGATGTCGTTTTCCGTTCTGACCCAGAGGTTGCCGGTGCCTTGGCTCGCGCTAATATCAAAATAGTTTCTTTGGCCAACAATCATTCGATGAATTTTGGTGTTCAGGGCATAGCCGATACTTTCAAATATCTTATATCGGCTGGTGTCGATTTCGTGGGTGCCGGTAATAATGAAGTGGAAGCTTATGGGCCAAAATACATAAATATAAACGGGATCAAGTTCGCGTTCTTGGCTTTTACTGATATCGACGTACTTCCTCCAGGAGCCGCTATAGAAGTGATTCAGCCAGGCGTAGCTATAATGGATTTAGCTAAGGCCAAGAAGGCAATTCAGGTAGCTAAAGGCATTGCCGATGTGATTGTTGTCTCGATGCACTCGGGTACAGAATATACCGACGTGCCCAATCAAAGACAAACAAGTTTCGCTCGAGGCGCTGTGGATGCGGGCGCTGATTTGGTTATTGGGCATCATCCGCATTGGACTCAAACGGTAGAGGAATATAAGGGCAAATACATTTTCTACAGTTTAGGCAATTTTGTATTTGATCAGATGTGGTCACAGAAAACCCGTGAAGGTGAAATTGTAAAAATATATTTTTCAAAGGATGGAGTCGAAAAATACGATTTGACTAGAATCGTTATTGACGATTATTCTAGGCCAAGGATAGTCCAGCCCTAA
- a CDS encoding DNA primase produces MPDDNISKIKERLDVVGVLSGYIKVQKAGMNFKARCPFHNEKTPSFYISPERQIWHCFGCQKGGDIFAFVKEIEGVEFPDAMRILAQKAGIQLQHYELIDQKKDEKAILYDIVELATKFFEKQLRASRTGMQALKYLKERGLEEGTIDEFRLGFAANDWEALSSFLRERGYKEQDIVAAGMAIKRENKSGAYDRFRSRIIFPIFDLNGRVVGFTGRVFQAERPLETKGEEPAKYINTPQTSIYDKSMVLYGLSKAKQSIRQSDKCLLVEGNMDALMSYQAGVTNVVATSGTALTPNHLKILQRYTSNLDFSFDTDQAGAIATRRGIGLALAQNFSVKVVSIEDPLCKDPADFVQKHGSKWAELVSASKPVIQFYFDNLRSQINPSSVDGKKAVIAALAPFIRRIVSKVEKDHWISHLASFLKTKEEALEADVLAAKDDLGVYEGGSNVSAGPVPTVAAVGWAPDNELAVDILSEALLSIIIKNPSIFKDELVKINLDLIDPRVSGVVTVLSKLDLENFNFAEVVKGFDGAAAMKLEFAFLRSQELWKDFQDEDLRIEFKSVLQKIVHRSIVARLVNLEYEMKEAEMTGDKDKISELISKFTNLTKELVEINNI; encoded by the coding sequence ATGCCAGACGATAATATTTCAAAAATAAAAGAGCGGCTAGACGTAGTCGGAGTCCTTTCTGGCTATATCAAAGTTCAGAAGGCGGGTATGAATTTCAAGGCACGTTGCCCGTTTCATAATGAGAAGACGCCATCTTTCTATATATCGCCAGAGAGGCAGATTTGGCATTGTTTTGGTTGTCAAAAAGGCGGCGATATATTTGCTTTCGTAAAAGAGATCGAGGGCGTCGAATTTCCAGATGCTATGCGCATACTGGCTCAGAAAGCTGGCATACAATTACAGCACTACGAGCTAATCGATCAGAAAAAAGACGAGAAAGCCATTCTGTATGATATCGTCGAATTAGCAACTAAGTTTTTCGAGAAACAACTTAGGGCCTCTAGAACGGGCATGCAGGCACTAAAGTATTTGAAAGAAAGAGGCCTCGAAGAGGGCACCATAGATGAATTTAGATTGGGCTTTGCGGCTAACGATTGGGAGGCCTTGTCATCTTTTTTAAGAGAGAGGGGATATAAGGAGCAAGATATCGTGGCCGCGGGTATGGCCATCAAGAGAGAAAATAAGAGTGGCGCTTATGACCGATTTCGTTCTCGAATTATATTCCCCATATTTGATCTAAACGGGAGGGTGGTCGGCTTCACGGGCAGAGTGTTTCAAGCAGAAAGACCGTTAGAGACTAAGGGCGAAGAGCCAGCTAAATATATTAACACGCCCCAGACTTCCATTTATGACAAAAGTATGGTATTGTACGGCTTAAGTAAGGCGAAACAGAGTATACGCCAATCAGACAAATGTCTGCTGGTCGAGGGCAATATGGATGCCCTCATGTCGTACCAGGCCGGCGTTACTAATGTAGTCGCCACATCCGGCACAGCGCTGACACCAAATCATTTAAAAATCCTACAGCGCTATACAAGTAATTTGGATTTCTCATTCGATACCGATCAGGCCGGAGCGATAGCAACAAGAAGGGGCATAGGCCTCGCCTTAGCCCAAAATTTCAGTGTAAAAGTAGTTTCAATAGAAGATCCTTTATGCAAGGATCCGGCTGACTTTGTCCAGAAGCATGGTTCCAAATGGGCCGAGTTAGTTTCTGCATCAAAGCCGGTCATACAGTTCTATTTCGACAATTTGAGATCGCAGATAAACCCGTCATCGGTTGACGGGAAGAAAGCCGTTATTGCGGCGCTGGCACCTTTTATAAGAAGAATTGTCAGCAAAGTTGAGAAGGACCATTGGATTAGTCACTTGGCATCCTTTTTAAAAACTAAGGAAGAGGCACTTGAGGCTGATGTCTTAGCGGCTAAAGATGATTTAGGTGTTTATGAAGGGGGTTCGAATGTCTCGGCTGGGCCAGTCCCAACGGTGGCTGCCGTGGGGTGGGCACCTGATAATGAATTGGCTGTGGATATACTTAGCGAGGCGCTGTTATCCATCATCATAAAGAATCCATCGATTTTTAAAGATGAGCTGGTCAAGATCAATCTGGACTTAATTGATCCTCGCGTATCTGGTGTTGTGACGGTGCTATCTAAGCTAGATCTAGAGAACTTTAATTTCGCCGAGGTCGTTAAGGGTTTTGACGGTGCGGCGGCGATGAAGCTAGAGTTTGCCTTCCTGAGGTCACAAGAACTCTGGAAAGATTTTCAAGACGAAGATCTAAGGATAGAATTCAAGTCTGTTTTGCAAAAAATAGTTCACCGTTCGATTGTCGCTCGTCTAGTCAATCTCGAATACGAGATGAAAGAAGCCGAGATGACGGGTGATAAAGATAAGATTAGTGAATTGATATCGAAGTTCACAAATCTAACCAAGGAATTGGTTGAGATAAATAACATATAA
- a CDS encoding RNA polymerase sigma factor RpoD: protein MAKKTKKTTAKKAIKPKNKVKAPKTKKKVAKKSKAPGKIILSESSVLALIEKGRHRGFVTQAEVLNSFPNIEKDIKGLEALYDKLDAANVNVIESGRVFHEESVKEYDAKKKIETEFGDSSSDSVQMYLKEIGQYPLLTSEEEIELAKRIEKDDEAARQKLALSNLRLVVSIAKKYVGRSANLTLLDLIQEGNIGLFKAVEKFDYKKGYKFSTYATWWIRQAITRALADQGRTIRIPVHMVETINKYQQVVRRLVQDLGREPMPEETASEMGIAVDKVRHIMKISQETISLEAPVGDDDDQDSSLESFIPDEDTISPSMSAARKILKSYINEIIADLTPREQKILDMRFGLTDGVTHTLEEVGKVFAVTRERIRQIEAKALDKIRQHHKLGKLKGYE, encoded by the coding sequence ATGGCCAAAAAAACAAAAAAGACGACTGCGAAGAAAGCGATCAAGCCCAAGAATAAAGTTAAAGCTCCAAAAACCAAGAAGAAGGTAGCTAAGAAGTCTAAAGCTCCTGGTAAGATAATTTTAAGCGAAAGCAGCGTTCTTGCTTTGATCGAAAAAGGACGCCACAGAGGCTTTGTAACTCAGGCCGAAGTCTTAAATTCTTTTCCCAATATTGAGAAGGATATTAAGGGCCTAGAGGCCTTGTATGACAAACTCGATGCGGCAAATGTTAATGTTATTGAATCTGGCAGGGTTTTTCATGAAGAATCAGTCAAAGAGTACGATGCTAAGAAAAAAATCGAAACTGAGTTTGGCGATTCTTCGTCAGATTCGGTGCAGATGTATTTGAAAGAGATCGGGCAATATCCACTTTTAACTAGCGAGGAAGAAATTGAATTGGCTAAAAGAATTGAGAAGGACGACGAAGCGGCTCGTCAGAAGCTGGCTCTTTCGAACTTAAGATTGGTGGTCTCGATCGCCAAGAAGTACGTGGGGCGCTCGGCTAATTTGACTCTGCTTGATTTGATTCAAGAGGGGAATATTGGGTTATTTAAGGCCGTAGAAAAGTTTGATTACAAAAAGGGATATAAATTCTCAACCTATGCTACTTGGTGGATTAGGCAAGCTATTACTCGTGCCTTAGCTGACCAAGGCAGAACTATCCGCATTCCGGTGCACATGGTTGAGACTATAAATAAATACCAACAGGTAGTACGACGCTTAGTGCAGGATCTTGGTCGTGAGCCTATGCCGGAAGAGACTGCTTCAGAGATGGGCATTGCCGTGGATAAGGTTAGGCACATCATGAAGATCTCACAGGAAACGATTTCTCTCGAAGCGCCGGTGGGCGATGATGATGATCAGGATTCAAGTCTAGAGAGTTTTATTCCAGACGAAGATACGATTTCGCCATCGATGTCCGCCGCTAGAAAAATATTAAAATCATATATTAACGAAATCATCGCCGACTTAACTCCAAGAGAGCAGAAAATACTAGATATGAGATTTGGATTGACCGATGGCGTGACTCACACTCTCGAAGAGGTTGGTAAGGTGTTTGCCGTTACTCGCGAGCGTATTAGACAAATTGAAGCCAAGGCTTTGGATAAAATTCGACAACATCACAAGTTGGGCAAGTTAAAGGGCTACGAATAG